Proteins from a genomic interval of Asterias rubens chromosome 16, eAstRub1.3, whole genome shotgun sequence:
- the LOC117300937 gene encoding leucine-rich repeat and coiled-coil domain-containing protein 1-like — MEDTKVSLPNGGGVLVESQENGNSSTKHQLERNPEDSEPAMDNQKLNTDMDENHNRDDPLDVAKQDDLTQSVKADGGQAKTKQITNHASKPQETKSSQLRNRTRSDPALPLAQKFGFKRQVNLEVVANNHKPEPAQGKTTKIRRSLSQSTASSDENSERDLTEVASSKGATPISDFKSKEQLISNKASAASTAQGSAAARQGFAESHHLFGLSGPAKKTPPPSTNRLKTQQANHSDSTQPYPAPHQCPQPPLSADKYLTPLQQKDRQLRESNSHILKLQKVIQEQTERIQHFEEEKERDLEKLRNQKNEEIELLLDQIKSLEQDIVQRERTINERQELLESEERTSASLKQQIEDMKKELEDKEAVHQQRYLDMYQKGREAQLIDQEEDLMCSAIATAPTKDAPTRHLVKSLEKKEQELEKLRQTFREDVYHKSPLLDTDSAAQVEILKSAVYYYLTDKQSDINLSVMLSMLSYSPTQKANIISHLKKKKPK, encoded by the exons ATATGGATGAAAATCATAACAGAGACGATCCATTGGATGTTGCAAAACAAGATGATTTAACACAATCAGTCAAGGCTGACGGCGGACAGGCCAAGACCAAGCAAATCACAAACCACGCAAGCAAACCACAGGAGACCAAATCTTCACAGCTGCGAAATCGCACCAGGTCTGACCCAGCCCTACccctagcacagaaatttggatTTAAACGCCAGGTCAATCTAGAGGTAGTTGCCAACAACCATAAGCCTGAACCTGCTCAGGGTAAAACGACGAAGATCAGAAGATCTCTCAGTCAAAGCACAGCAAGCAGCGATGAAAACTCGGAAAGGGATTTGACAGAGGTGGCCTCCAGCAAAGGTGCGACTCCAATCAGTGATTTCAAAAGTAAAGAACAGTTGATCAGCAACAAGGCTTCTGCAGCTTCCACTGCTCAGGGCTCCGCCGCAGCAAGGCAAGGGTTTGCTGAGTCGCATCATCTCTTTGGTTTATCTGGCCCTGCGAAGAAGACCCCACCACCATCGACAAATCGCTTGAAGACCCAGCAAGCGAATCACTCCGACTCAACACAACCTTATCCAGCGCCTCACCAATGCCCACAGCCCCCCTTATCAGCTGACAAGTACCTGACGCCCCTTCAACAGAAAGACAGACAGTTACGTGAATCGAACTCTCATATTTTGAAATTGCAAAAGGTTATACAAGAGCAGACTGAGCGGATTCAGCACTTTGAGGAAGAGAAGGAGAGAGATTTGGAAAAGTTACGGAACCagaaaaatgaagaaattgAGCTTCTTCTCGATCAAATTAAG TCATTGGAGCAGGATATTGTGCAGAGAGAACGCACAATAAATGAGCGACAAGAATTGCTTGAAAGCGAGGAACGCACTTCGGCCTCTCTCAAGCAACAAATCGAAGACATGAAGAAAGAATTAGAGGATAAAGAAGCGGTTCATCAACAGAGATACCTGGATATGTATCAGAAG GGGCGTGAAGCCCAGCTGATCGACCAAGAGGAAGATCTGATGTGTTCAGCCATTGCTACTGCTCCGACTAAAGATGCTCCAACTCGCCATCTGGTTAAGAGTCTTGAGAAGAAAGAACAAGAATTGGAGAAACTCAGACAGACGTTCCGTGAGGATGTCTACCACAAGAGTCCGCTGCTGGATACAGACTCTGCTGCTcag GTGGAGATCTTGAAGAGCGCTGTGTACTATTACCTAACAGACAAGCAGTCAGATATCAATCTGAGTGTCATGTTATCAATGCTGAGTTACAGTCCAACACAGAAGGCGAATATTATCAGCCATCTCAAGAAGAAGAAACCTAAGTAG